A window of Leptolyngbya sp. FACHB-261 genomic DNA:
GCCCTGCTCGGTGACACTTTTAGCGGCTACAGCACCTTTCGCAGCCCCAGCTTTCAGAAGGCTCTCAAAGGCGTAGGTGTGGACTTGCGCTATGCCGATGAGTTCAATCAGACCAAGCGGGCAGAACTGCTAAATCAAGGGCAATCAGATTTATTAGCCACCACACTGGATCAGTTTTTGAAACAGCGACCCGAGGGCCAAATTGTCGCTCTCATCGACCGAACCGCTGGTGCTGATGCCGTTGTCCTAAATACGAAAAAATACCCTAATCTCAAATCGCTGCTCAATCTGCAACAGTTGGTTGCGCAGGCTCGTCCTCAAGGTCAATCGCTACGCATGGCCTTCGCTGGTGATACACCAAGCGAGTATTTGGCGCTACTGCTCGATACCAAGTTTGAAGCCTTCAACCTGGCCGACTTTCAGATCAGTAAAGTTGCGGATGCTTCCGATGCCTGGCAGCTCCTGCAAGATCCCAACAGCAACGTGGCCATTGCCGTCCTGTGGGAACCGTTCGTCACTCAAGCACGGCAACAGGGCTATACCGTTGTCCTATCGAGTAAAGATGTACCAGGGGCCATCGTTGATGTGTTGGTGGCATCTAAGCGGCTGGTGCAATCTCAACCCAGCACTGTGTCTAAGTTCGTTGAGACTTACTACCAGCACATTGATGCAGGCATCCGCAATACTTCTCAGTTACAAGCTCAGATTGCTGAGGACAGCCAGCTCTCGACCAACAGTGCCGCAACCGTATTACAGGGAATCGATTTTTTTACAGCCCTTGAGGCTCAAGGCTGGCTAACCAACGGCACTCTACAGCGCCGAATTGGCTCAACTGCAGGGGTATTGGTATTAGCTGGGCACCTCAACCAAGTGCCTCAAGACACGACCTCCCTGTTCACTGCCCAGTTCATTAGCCAAGCGGCCACCGCCAGCCAGACTTTGATCGACCTTGTACGGGCCGATAACCCGGAGTTAGCAGACCGTTTGATAGGTAAGAGTGTGACTGCTGCTGTCCCTCGCAGTCTAGCCCAGCTCCAGAATGCGCCCGACATTGGCAATCTGCGGGTGCGAGGAGCAGTCAGCTTCGCCGTAGGCTCGACCCAGCTCACAACTCAGGGCAAACAGACGTTGAACCAATTAGCCCAGGAAATTGCTGAATTTAACGCCCAGACCGTTGCTGTTCGGGTTATTGGTCACACCTCGCACTCAGGCATTGCAGCAACCAATCAGGCGATTAGCCAACAGCGTGCCCAGGTTGTGGCCGCCTACCTGCGCAACCGGGGCCTTAAGCACAACATCACGGCTGAGGGTAAGGGCTTCAGCCAACCCCTACCTAGCCTTGCCCCTAATGATCCCAGAAATCAACGCACGGAAATCCGTCTGATTCGGGTCAATTAAGAGGTCATCTCGGGCTAGCAAAAGGATAGAGACGATATCCGTAATATCAACTACCCTAAAGCGTCTGCACACAGTACAAGCCTTTAGCAAATATCCGCCTCAGTAGAATTAACAAAGTGAAAGACTCCGCAGAAAAACTCTAGAAATGACGTAGTAGATTTAAACACTTGGTTTAGCTATTAAATCGAGGCTGTTTCCGACCCTCATTGGTTCTAAGCCTAAGCTCAAAGCCTATACCCAAAGCTCAGGCCTAAAGCTCAGGCACAAAGCAGAGTGCAGAAGGATTTTCAAGCTTTCAGCGTAAGATTACTTAGAGCCATCGATGCTCCTGATACTCCTATTAAAGCCGTCTGTTGTTTAAGCCTCTTAAATAGGCCACATGGCTCTAGTGAATTCAGCTCAATTTAGTCAATACTTATAGCCAAGGGGATTAAGTGCCCACACCCACTAGTTTCTTCCCAGGACGACCGTATGTTAATCCTAACCGGAGCTGATGTGAAACCTTGCCGCATCCGAATGGGTGAGGTTGAGCAATTAGGTTTTTATTACCGCCATCAACTCTACCGTTATGTCAACCGTTTTCCTGCGCATGACACTGCGGGTGCAGTACGAGCCTGCCGCGCTTCTCTAGACCAAGGTCAAGTCTCTGTGTTGGTTAAAACCAATGAGACCTATAGCCTTTGGATCCAGCACCAAGCCCCCGTGCAACAACGTCAAAGCCTAACCGTTTCCAATTTGGAGAGTTTGATAGACGAGTTTGGCGATCAGACCGAGTTGCCTGTGGAGCTGAACCTACAGGAACGGTTCAAACAGTACATTAACAACAAACAGCTACAATCTACCCATACTAAGCAGAGCCTGAGCGATCTAGAAAGAGGCGAGAAGATCGCACGCCTGCAAGATTACGTCCGGCGCAAACAGCCCAGCGTAGAGGTGGGCGTGTCGGAGCTGTCTGAGGAGGATATTGCTACAGGGATTCGCTGGCTCGATTCTAAAGTCCCCGCGCGGTAGACCCGTCCGATTTCTGCTACAGATCAAGCAATTGGGCCAGATAATCGGGTCAAACAATTGGGCTGAGTTTCCTATATTTCAATAGCGATTCAATAGCGATAGCGGACGCCAATACCCTAGGCTGAGTGGATAGGTGATTTGCCAGCACGTGAGCCTATCCCACTGAAGCCATGAACTCATCGCAAGGCTCGGTCATTCTGGCAACAGATACAGGCGGAACCTTCACCGATCTGGTTGCCATCGACAACGGACAAGTGCACACCGCCAAGGTGCCGACCACTCCCCAAGACCCAGCAATTGGCGTGCTTCAGGCAGTTGCAGTCAGCGGTGCCTCTACCCAGATTCAGACTTTTGCCCACGGGATGACCGTCGGCACCAATGCGCTCCTAACGCGAACCGGGGCCAAGACAGCGTTAGTCGTCACGGCTGGCTTTACCGGGTTGCTGGAGATCGGCCGCCAGAACCGACCAGCTCTCTATGATTTAAGTGCGCAGCGAGTTCCGCCACTCGTGCCCTTAGAACGGGTGGTGCCGGTGGCAGAGCGGATTGGGCCGAAGGGTGAGGTTCTACTACCCCTGACTGAAGAGGCCGTGGTTACTGTCGTGGAGCAGCTGCGGCAAATTGCACCGCAAGCAGTGGCGGTCTGCCTCTTGCACAGCTATCGCAACCCAGTGCATGAGCAACAGTTGGGAGCAGCCCTGCGAGCGGGGCTACCAGACATCGAAGTCTCACTGAGCTGTGAAGTACAAAGTGAGTTCCGCGAGTACGAGCGCTGTAGCACGGTTGCAGTCAATGCCTACCTCAATCCTTGTGTCGCCGCCTATTTGGACAGACTAGACCAGCAAGCTCAGGCGCAGGGGTTACCAGCTCCTTTGATCAACCAATCTAATGGTGGGTTGGCAACTGTGCCGCTAGTGCGGTCCTTTGCGGTGCGCACAGTTCTATCGGGGCCGGCAGGCGGCGCAGTAGGTGCGGCTTA
This region includes:
- a CDS encoding OmpA family protein, which produces MSKQIEPALMKTLAIIAGVTAAGLWVLGGLVPRWLPNAEPSVSQSVPAGQSLALLGDTFSGYSTFRSPSFQKALKGVGVDLRYADEFNQTKRAELLNQGQSDLLATTLDQFLKQRPEGQIVALIDRTAGADAVVLNTKKYPNLKSLLNLQQLVAQARPQGQSLRMAFAGDTPSEYLALLLDTKFEAFNLADFQISKVADASDAWQLLQDPNSNVAIAVLWEPFVTQARQQGYTVVLSSKDVPGAIVDVLVASKRLVQSQPSTVSKFVETYYQHIDAGIRNTSQLQAQIAEDSQLSTNSAATVLQGIDFFTALEAQGWLTNGTLQRRIGSTAGVLVLAGHLNQVPQDTTSLFTAQFISQAATASQTLIDLVRADNPELADRLIGKSVTAAVPRSLAQLQNAPDIGNLRVRGAVSFAVGSTQLTTQGKQTLNQLAQEIAEFNAQTVAVRVIGHTSHSGIAATNQAISQQRAQVVAAYLRNRGLKHNITAEGKGFSQPLPSLAPNDPRNQRTEIRLIRVN